From the genome of Rhizobium sp. NXC24, one region includes:
- a CDS encoding D-tagatose-bisphosphate aldolase, class II, non-catalytic subunit, with the protein MQIHLSELAALRIAGRPRGITSVCSAHPVVLRAALRHGRQHASTVLIEATCNQVNHRGGYTGMTPKDFAALVEKLAKEEGCPGHLVVLGGDHLGPNPWRDRPAEEAMAEAEKMVAAYVEAGFRKIHLDASMGCLGEPQALDDETTAHRAARLAAVAEASARRNGGAMPVYILGTEVPPPGGADHALTAIEPTAASAARQTIDVHRQVFEKAGLQEAFARAIGLVVQPGVEFGNHNVILYDRSKIETLQQVLTDEPQFVFEAHSTDYQGTRSLGALVEDGFPILKVGPELTFVLREALYGLDLIASDLVPGYGERPLHAAMEALMSAHPDNWNRHYHGTEGEKRWLRHYSLSDRIRYYWTSPDAQSAVERLYDALRGRLVPVPLFWQHMPAAQQFAEAPLDPEEVLIWRVTRSLADYHAACGAG; encoded by the coding sequence ATGCAGATCCATCTTAGCGAACTGGCCGCACTCAGGATTGCAGGCCGTCCGAGGGGGATCACATCCGTATGTTCCGCCCATCCCGTCGTGTTGCGTGCGGCACTTCGCCATGGACGCCAGCATGCCAGTACCGTCTTGATCGAGGCCACGTGCAATCAGGTCAATCACCGCGGCGGCTATACCGGAATGACGCCCAAGGACTTTGCCGCGCTTGTTGAGAAGCTCGCAAAAGAAGAGGGTTGCCCCGGTCATCTCGTGGTGCTCGGTGGTGACCATCTCGGTCCGAACCCGTGGCGAGACCGTCCAGCCGAAGAGGCTATGGCCGAAGCGGAGAAAATGGTCGCCGCATATGTTGAGGCCGGATTTCGCAAGATTCACCTTGATGCGTCGATGGGCTGCTTGGGCGAACCCCAGGCGCTTGACGACGAAACCACGGCGCATCGCGCGGCGCGTCTTGCGGCGGTCGCCGAAGCCTCGGCGAGGCGCAACGGCGGCGCGATGCCCGTCTATATCCTCGGCACCGAAGTTCCGCCGCCCGGCGGTGCGGATCATGCCCTTACCGCCATCGAACCGACCGCGGCGTCTGCCGCCAGGCAGACGATCGATGTGCATCGTCAAGTCTTTGAAAAGGCGGGTCTGCAGGAAGCATTTGCACGCGCCATCGGCTTGGTCGTCCAGCCGGGTGTCGAGTTCGGGAACCACAATGTAATACTTTATGATCGCAGCAAGATCGAAACCCTCCAACAGGTTCTGACCGACGAGCCGCAATTCGTGTTCGAAGCGCATTCGACCGACTACCAGGGTACGCGGTCGCTCGGTGCGCTGGTAGAGGATGGCTTTCCTATTCTGAAGGTTGGTCCTGAACTGACATTTGTATTGCGCGAAGCCCTTTACGGACTGGATTTGATCGCCTCCGATCTCGTGCCGGGCTACGGTGAGCGCCCGCTCCATGCGGCGATGGAAGCCTTGATGTCAGCGCACCCGGACAATTGGAACCGTCATTACCACGGAACGGAAGGGGAGAAGCGATGGCTGAGGCACTACTCGCTTTCCGACCGGATCCGATATTACTGGACGTCGCCGGACGCCCAGTCTGCAGTCGAACGGCTTTACGACGCGCTGCGGGGGCGGCTCGTACCTGTGCCGCTGTTCTGGCAGCACATGCCGGCCGCTCAGCAATTTGCCGAAGCGCCACTCGATCCGGAAGAGGTTTTGATTTGGCGGGTGACGAGAAGCCTCGCGGACTATCACGCGGCCTGCGGCGCCGGCTGA
- a CDS encoding SgcJ/EcaC family oxidoreductase translates to MKKYLLAASVIALMAPPALAEECAPITKPQVEQLFDRWNASLATLDPEKVVENYAPDAVLLPTLSNKPRLTQQERKEYFVDFLKKHPQGKINSRTIKIGCNDALDTGIYTFTLKGGTKVPARYTFTYEFKNGKWLISSHHSSAMPEKHAG, encoded by the coding sequence ATGAAAAAATATCTGCTTGCCGCTTCCGTGATTGCTCTTATGGCGCCGCCGGCCCTTGCCGAAGAGTGCGCGCCGATCACCAAACCTCAGGTGGAGCAGTTGTTTGATCGCTGGAACGCCTCGCTGGCCACGTTGGACCCAGAAAAGGTGGTCGAAAACTACGCGCCCGACGCCGTCCTCCTGCCGACCCTGTCGAATAAGCCGCGGCTGACGCAGCAGGAGCGCAAGGAATACTTCGTGGACTTCCTGAAGAAGCATCCGCAAGGGAAAATCAACAGCCGCACGATCAAAATCGGCTGCAACGACGCGCTCGATACCGGCATCTACACCTTCACCTTGAAGGGCGGGACCAAGGTCCCGGCGCGCTATACGTTCACCTACGAATTCAAGAACGGGAAGTGGCTGATCTCGTCGCATCACTCCTCGGCTATGCCAGAGAAGCACGCGGGTTAA
- the greA gene encoding transcription elongation factor GreA, producing the protein MAVAFTKEESAETAAETQLPDRAISPYQNLVTEAGLRALNAALQEAREQYEAASAVEDVNERRRQTAVPLRDLRYFNERVRTAEVIAAPTSNETVAFGSTVTFSRDDGRVQTYRIVGEDEAEPKQGTISYVSPVARSLMGKSVGDAVMVGDHELEIVSIT; encoded by the coding sequence TTGGCTGTTGCGTTTACAAAAGAGGAAAGTGCGGAAACGGCGGCGGAGACGCAGCTTCCCGACCGCGCTATCTCGCCCTATCAAAACCTCGTCACCGAAGCAGGATTGAGGGCGCTCAACGCCGCGCTGCAGGAGGCCCGCGAACAATACGAAGCCGCAAGCGCTGTCGAGGATGTAAACGAGCGGCGGCGCCAAACGGCAGTACCCCTTCGCGATCTGCGGTATTTCAACGAGCGGGTTCGCACTGCTGAGGTGATAGCGGCCCCAACATCCAATGAGACCGTCGCTTTCGGCAGCACTGTCACCTTCAGCCGCGATGACGGGCGCGTGCAGACCTATCGCATCGTCGGGGAAGACGAAGCCGAGCCCAAACAAGGGACGATCTCTTATGTTTCACCGGTCGCCCGGTCCCTGATGGGAAAATCTGTCGGCGACGCAGTCATGGTCGGCGACCATGAACTGGAGATCGTATCGATCACTTGA